A window of the Buchnera aphidicola (Taiwanaphis decaspermi) genome harbors these coding sequences:
- the fdx gene encoding ISC system 2Fe-2S type ferredoxin encodes MPKIFFLPHVSIIPNGKIVNAKTNESILDVALKNKINIEHACEKSCCCTTCHCIIKKGFSSLSKITEKEEDALDKAWGLSINSRLSCQAKLGIKDLIVEIPIYNLHM; translated from the coding sequence ATGCCAAAAATATTTTTTTTACCTCATGTTAGTATTATACCTAATGGAAAGATTGTAAATGCAAAAACTAATGAGTCTATTTTAGATGTTGCTTTAAAAAACAAAATAAATATAGAACATGCTTGCGAAAAATCTTGTTGTTGTACCACATGTCATTGTATTATAAAAAAAGGGTTTTCTTCTTTATCAAAAATAACTGAAAAAGAAGAAGATGCTTTAGATAAAGCATGGGGTTTATCGATTAATAGTAGATTATCTTGTCAAGCTAAGTTAGGAATAAAAGATTTAATTGTGGAAATTCCTATTTATAACTTACACATGTGA